Part of the candidate division KSB1 bacterium genome, TGCATAAAAACTGGCAGCAGCCGAGGTCAGCTCTGTGCGCGGCTCCAGCTCACTGCCGCCGTCCACGGAAATACTTAGCCAAAGCGGCTGGCCGAAAGAAAGATCGAGCGGCGTCACCGTTCCCAAAATCACGTTGACCAAACCATCGATCGCTTCAACTTGCTGGCTTTCCTGCCACAGCAGATTGCCGCCGCTTAATGCATCATAAAGTTTGAAATTAAGTTCCACAAAGCCGTCGATGGCGTTGCCGGAGGCGTCGGTGAGCTTGCCCTGGTAGGTCAATGTCTGCGGCGCTTGAGCAAATGCAAACGTGGCAAATATTGTGAAACATAAAATCTGAAATAATTTCGATTTCATCGTTCTTCTCCATTTTTATCGTGCTGATAAATCGATCACTATTTCAGCAGAGTCAGTTTCTTTGAGGCCATAAAATGATTTGCCTTCATCATATAGAAATAGACGCCGCTGGGCAGGTGCGCCGCCTCAAATTGCAGCTTGTATTCGCCCGCAGCCATTTCCTCATCTACTAAGGTGGCGACTTCCCGCCCCAACAAGTCGAAAAGCTTAAGTGAAACATGCGACCGCCCGGGCAAGGCAAACTGAATGGTCGTGGTCGGGTTAAATGGATTCGGATAATTTTGCTCCAGCCGAAACGTTTCGGGCAGCGTGTTTTGCTCGATTTCCTCAACACTGGTGACGACCACACCGGCTTGCGCCCAAAATCCGGCGCTGAGTGTATGATCCGCGCTGCTTCCTGTACCAACAGCAGGTTGTCCCACCGTCCCTGTCAAGCGATAACTGCCATTTGACATTGTGGCGCCGCCATTTGAAATGATTTGGTGGGTAATTTGAGTTTGCGCAATTGCAGTTTGCATGCTAAACCCAAATATGAAAAAGACGGCAAAGTTAAGTTTAACGAGATATTTCATAGTACTATCCTCCGTTTAATGATTTTTAGTTAATTGACAATTAAAGACATTTGCTTTTGTGGGACACAGATGGATCTGTGATAAGTACCAGAGCCGCTCATGTCCTTCTCACTATATATTACACCAAATCTATGTTTTTTTTATCATGCCGTGCTTGTGCGTGGCTAAATCGGAGGTAGTGTATCAATTAGAAGACGGTCTTAATTTAAATGCAGCTATAGCCATCCGCCGTATAAACGTTTGAACCAGACAGTAGGCTCTGGATTTCTTAGTTGACTTTGAGTTCTCACTAATGTTAATTTCAGTGTAATCAGCGACGGTGCTCTTTCGCCGTGCTGCAGGTTAAACGCAAAGCCGTTAGGCAGGTAGAGTTCTGTATTCTGGCTGGGGATGTTGGCGGCTCTAATTGCAGGATTTGCTGTGGCGTTCCCGGTGAATTACATCTTAGTTGGAAGGGTATTCGACATCAGCATTAAATGGCGTGCCTAAACTTAGTTCGTCATCAGTTCTAATGAAAATGTCATGAGTTTAGTTAAAGAAGAAAACAACTACATTTCGGCTCTGCACTTCGATTGGCTCACCAAGTTTTATGATCCAATTATGCAATGGACAATGCGCGAGCAGACCTTTAAACGCCAGCTCATACAGCAGGCCAATATCAAAGCCGGGCATCGGGTGCTCGATCTCGGATGTGGCACCGCCACGTTAAGCATCATGCTCAAGGAGATTCATCCGGCAGCCGAAGTCATCGGATTGGATGGCGACGAAAAGGCGTTGTCGATCGCTCAAAGGAAAATCGCCGATGCCGGTTTGGATATAGAATTAAAGAAAGGTATGTCGTTCGACTTGGACTTTCCGAACCACTCCCTTGATGTTGTAGTCTCGAGTTTACTTTTCCATCATTTAACCACAGAAAAAAAACTCCAAAC contains:
- a CDS encoding class I SAM-dependent methyltransferase, coding for MSLVKEENNYISALHFDWLTKFYDPIMQWTMREQTFKRQLIQQANIKAGHRVLDLGCGTATLSIMLKEIHPAAEVIGLDGDEKALSIAQRKIADAGLDIELKKGMSFDLDFPNHSLDVVVSSLLFHHLTTEKKLQTFAEIKQALKPDGELHIADWGKPQNFLMRGAFWVVQLLDGFETTGESVQGKLLGYMEQIGFKEVKETKRFATLFGTVCLYRGSLK
- a CDS encoding T9SS type A sorting domain-containing protein, whose protein sequence is MKYLVKLNFAVFFIFGFSMQTAIAQTQITHQIISNGGATMSNGSYRLTGTVGQPAVGTGSSADHTLSAGFWAQAGVVVTSVEEIEQNTLPETFRLEQNYPNPFNPTTTIQFALPGRSHVSLKLFDLLGREVATLVDEEMAAGEYKLQFEAAHLPSGVYFYMMKANHFMASKKLTLLK